In Candidatus Eisenbacteria bacterium, the genomic window CGAGCGTGAAGACCACGATGCACTCGCCCGCGGGGGCGCTCGCGATGATCTCCTCGATCTGCTCCTCCGTCCGAACGAACGGAAATCGCCGCACGACCGCCGGCGCGCGCCCGAACTGCACGAGCGCCGAGCGCGCGACCGCTTCGGCGGTCGTCCCCGTGGCGTCCGAAACGACATAGATGTCGAGCGGCGCTCTTTTTTCGGGCATCGGCTCTTCTCGCGCGTCCTCCCGCCGAAGGCCGGCGTGTCTACTCCCGAATTCGAAACGGAAGGTACGCCCAGAAGATCCCGTGCTCTTCCGCGTACGGCAGAAGATCGGTCGCGTCGATTTCGTAACGCGCGAGGAACCTTCTTACCTCGGCCCCGACGGATGCTCGAATCCCGAAATCCGCCTCGCGGATCTTCTCGAGGATCGACTGTTCCTTCGGAAAGACGCGGATCTTGATCTCTTCCTCCGCGGGGATGCCCGCGAGCGACTTGGCCGCGTCGATCGCGTCGAGAACGCCGCCGAGCCGATCGATCAGCTTGACGCGCGCCGCGTCCTCCCCGCTCCACACACGGCCGCTCGCGACCTTCTCAACCTCCTCGATCGGCAATCCGCGTCCCGCGGCGACCTTCGCGAGGAAGAGATCGTAGATGTGGTCGATGCCCGCCTTCATCATGTTCCGATGCTCCTCGCTCCACGGTCTCGGGCTCGCGAAGATGTCCGCGTTCCGTCCGCGCTGCAGTTCCTCGCGGCCGATCCCGATCTTATCGAAGAAACGGTGAAACACGGGGCGAAGCGCGAAGACGCCGATCGATCCGGTGACCGTGGTTGCGTCGGCGAAGACGAGGTTCGCCCCTGAGGAAACCCAGTATCCTCCGGAGGCCGCGACATCGCCCATCGACACGACCACCGGCTTCTCCGTTTTGGCGGCTTCGAGCGCGGCGAGAATGTCGTCGGAAGCGGTGGCCGATCCGCCCGGGCTCGAGACCCGGACAACGATCGCCTCGACCTCGTCGTCCTCGGCCGCTTCCTCGATCGCATCGGCGATCACGCCGGACGCGGCGACTTCCGGGCCGGCGAGCCCGTCGCGTTTCTCGCCGGGGACGATGTCGCCGACGACGTAGACGAGCGCGAGGGCGCGCTTGGCCTCCTTCTCGGAGAGAACGCCGGAATCCCGATAGTCCTCCATCGCGAGAAGGCGGGAACCGTCGTCCTTCTCCAAGCCGAGCGTCTCGTCGAAATCGTCGCGAAAACAGATCGTGTCGATAAGACCGGCCTCGAGAGCTATTTCCGGAACGAGATACGGTCCGCCATCGACCGCCCGCCGCGCTTCCTCGAGCGACATCGACCGTCCGTCCGCGATCGCCTCGAGCATCGCATCGAAACGATTGTCCAGGATCGCCTCGATCTGCTCGCGGAACGGCTCGGACATCGAGTCCCTCGTGAAGATCTCCGGAGCCGATTTGTAGTCGCCCACGTGGACCTCCTCGAACGAGATGTCCGCCTTCGCGAATAGGTTCTTGAAGAACAAAACATCGCCGTAGATCCCGTCGACGAGCAAGGCCCCGGTGAGGGGCATCGCGATCCGGTCGGCCGCCGCGGCGACCATGTACGCGAGGTCGGTCGCGTAATCGATATAGACATGAACCGGTTTCCCCGACTTCCGGAACTCCAGGATCGCCTCGCGAAGCTCGCCGGCACCCGCCCAGCCGATGCCGCCGAGCATCCCGGCGCGGATGAACACGGCGTCGATTCGCGGGTCTTCAGAGGCCGCGCGGAGGAGCCGCACGGTCTCGAGGAGGCTTGCGGGCGACTTCCCCTGGAGCGATTCGAGGAGCGGGCGCTCGGTTGTTTCTTCGATCGTCTCGCGGAGATCGAGCGCGAGAACCGACCCGCTCTCCACTTTCGGCTTCGACTCGGAGAGAAGCCCGAAGACCGCGAGTCCGGCGAGCGCGGGGAGCAGGAAGAAGAACGAAACGAGCACCACGACGACAACGATAGTCTTCTTTCTGGCCACTGGATCCTCCTTGCGGCGTGTCTTCGCTCGAAAGTACGCCCAGGCGCGGCGGGGGTCAAGAACGGGCGGCGCGGACGGAGGCCGCCGCGCCGCCCGCCCGCGGATGGAGCCGCCCGGGCATTCGAATGTTGAGGGCTGGAGCGGTGCGCTGTCCGGCCGGCTCATCCGCGGGGCCGATGCGCTCCGGAGCGAAGGCGAGGGTGGAGGAGTCGGTTCGCGGGGCGTCGATGGGCCTCGGCGCGGACGGAGGCCGCCGCGCCGCCCGCCCGCGGATGGAGCCGCCCGGGCATTCGAATGTTGAGGGCTGGAGCGGTGCGCTGTCCGGCCGGCTCATCCGCGGGGCCGATGCGCTCCGGAGCGAAGGCGAGGGTGGAGGAGTTGGCTCGCCGGCGTTGAAGGGTTTCGGCGAGGACGGAGGTGTCTCGCGGAGCCTCTGGCCTCGGAACCGACGCCGCGCTAATGTAGTAAGAGAGACGAGCACCCCCTTGCGAACCGTTCCCGACCGGTTCGCCCTCCCTGTTGCGTGTTCTGGGAGCGGAAAGGTCGGGAAGGAGCCGAGCGATCATGCTTCGAACGATCTCATTCTTCGTGCTGTTCTTCTTCGCGGCGGCGCTTCCCGGTCCGGCGGAGGCGGATGATGCGGAACGAATCGCCTTCTACACGGCATGCGCCGAGCCGGACCCGGGCGCCCGCATCGTGAAGATGGCCGCGTACTTGGAGAACCACCCGAGCGCCGAACGGAGCGATCAGGTCCGCACGATGCTCTTCGGTGTCGTGGCGAGCGGCGCGTGGCGCGAAGGGGTCTCGCGCGTTGATCCGTCGCGCGTCGCCTCGATCGTCTCCCGCGAAGGAGACGCATATGTTCGCGCCGAGGATGGCGCGGACCGCATCCTCCTCCTCAGCGAGGCGTACCTCCGCGCCGGCATTCGAACGGCGGAAGCGAGGGATCTCGCCCTTCGCGGCGGCGCGCTCGCGGAGTCGATGGCGCGCCCCGACGAGATGCCGATCGCCTCGTGGGGACGCATGAAGAAGGAGCGGCTCGCCCGGTCGAACTATCTCGCTGCCCTCGCGCTCGCCGCAGAGGGAGATCACGCCGCCGCGGCGCGGTCGTTCCGAAAGGCGGAGAGCGTGTTCAGCGGGGATCCGCGCTTTCGCGAGGAGTATGCGCGCTCGCTCGAAGCGTCGGGCGAGGGGAAGCCGGGCGAGTGGACGCCCGACGAGAGAAGCGCGGCGGCGGAGGCGATCGCCGAGCCGGACCGCGCGGCGAGAATCCGGGAATACGAGGGGTATCTCCGGAGCTTCCCAAGCGGCGCGCGCGCGGTGGAGATCGGGATCCGTCTCGTCGAGGACTACGCGAAGACATCGGGACGAGCGTCGGATGCCGCCGCGGCGGCCGATCGGACGGCGGCCGCGAGGCAGGACGATCCCGAGGTTCTCTCCGCTCTTGCGCTTCTTCTCGCGGACGCGGGGGTCGTTCCCGATCGCGCGGCCGGCTACGGGGAACGCGCCGTCCGGATCCTCGAGGAGATCGTGCGGAACCCGGCGACCGGAGCGGAGGATCTTCCCGGCTTGCACGCGAACCTTCTTCTCGCGCGCGACGCCTACGGGTGGGCTCTCCTGAAGGCAGGGCGGAACCGCGAGGCGCTCGAGCAGCTGAAGGAGGCCGCGAAGAGCGAGTTTCCCGAGGTGCAGCGCCACTACGGGGCCGCGCTTCTCGAATCGGGGAACTCCTTCGACGCGACCGATCCGCTCGTGAACGCCGCCTTCGGGGGCGCCGACGAGGCGTGGGCGGCCCTCGATCAAATCCGCGCCGAAAGCTCGGGCCTCCGCGCGCACGTCGACGATCTTGTCCTTCGCGCGGAGGAGAGCCTTCGCCGACGCAAGCTCGCCGACGAGAAGGTTCGTCCGGCGCCAGACCTCTCCCTCGTCGCCGCGGACGGGAGCGTCGCGAACCTCTCCGAATGGAAGGGGAGGGTCGTCGTCCTCGTCTTCTGGGCGACCTGGTGTGAGCCGTGCACGGACGCGCTCGCGCGCATCGAGAGCGCGAGAAAGCGCTACGGGGGGAAGGATGTCCGCTTCCTCGCCGTCAACACGGACCGGGATATCTGGCTCGTCCGTCCGTTCCTTGACGATCAAAAGATCGAGACGACAACCGTCTTCACCGCGGGAGAGAAGGACTGGGAGGAGAAGGCGAGGGCGTTCGAGATCGGAGCCCTGCCGGCGATTCTCGTCCTCGACCGGAGAGGGAACGTGCGCTACGCGGAGACCGAGTCGGAGACGAGCGGACGGATCCTCGAAAAGGTCCTCTCCTGGCGGATCGACAAGCTCCTCGCGGAGCGGTGATCGGGAGCGCGTTCCGTTTCTCGTTGGAATCGACCGTCTGGGCGGATCCCGGACGGAGCCGTTCAATCAACGCCCCCGGAGGATCGCTACGGACCGCCCGCACGTCGAGGCGGGTCGGTCCTTCTTGGAAGCGCATCCGAGGACCGTTCCTTTCTTGATGGGCGAACTTGTTCGCTCCGGGGGGCGTGCCGATGAGCCCGAAGCCGCTCGCCATCGCCCTCTCGCTCGGTCTCGTTCTCGCGGCCGCCTACTTCGACATCCGCGCGCGAAGGATCCCGAACTCGCTGACGTATCCTTCCGCCCTTCTCGCTCTCGGGCTCGGAGCGGCGGGGGGCGCCCATGCGCTCCTCCTCGCGGCGGGCGGGCTTCTCGTCGGTTTCGGGCTTCTCTTGCCCGCGTATCTCATCAAGGCGATGGGCGCCGGGGACCTCAAGCTGCTGGCGGCGCTCGGCGGCTTTCTCGGCCCGCGCGCGATTCTGGACGTCTTCCTGCACTCGCTCATCGCGGGCGGGCTGATCGCGCTCATGTTCTTGGCGCTTCGGGGCGAACTTCGGAAGGGGATCGTGAGCCTCGCGAGGCTCGTGGCCGGCCTCGCCGGCCGCAGGTTCGGTTTCCCCGCGCGTTCGGATTCCGAGGAGAGCCGGTGGGTTTCCATCGGGAAGATTCCCTACGGGGTCGCGATCGCCATCGGGACGGTATCGGCGCTCATCCCCGCGCTTACGTAGCGGCGGGCGCCGCGGAGTCGAGGGAGTGAGTCAGCCAGAGAACCGAGGAAACGTGGAATGAGAAAGGGAGGCATCGTTCTGATCGTCGTGGCGTTCCTTCTCGCGGGGGGAGCGGCCTATCTCGTGCGCGACTATCTCGAAAGCAGCACGACGCGCGAGGTGCCGGCGTTCGACACGGCGCCGGTCGTCGTCGCGGCGGAGGATCTCTCGTACGGCATCAAGCTCGAGCCGCGCCACCTCAGGGTGGTCGACTATCCGACGGGGAGCCTGCCGTCCGGCGCGTACGGAGAGGCGGACAGCCTCATCGGGCAGGTCACGAAGGTTTTTCTCGTGACCAACGAGCCGATCATCGCCGCGAAGCTCTCGTCGAAGGGAGGCGGGCTTTCGCTCCGGATTCCGGAGAAGCTACGCGCGAGCAGCGTGAAGGTGGACGAGGTCTCCGGCGTGAGCGGCTTCGTTCTTCCGGGGGACCGCGTGGACGTCCTCGTCACGCTCTCGAAGGCGGGGATGACGAGCGATCCGGTGACGCAGATCGTCTTGCAGGACGTCGAGGTCATCGCCTCGGGGACCAAGACCGATACCGAAGGGAACAAGGCGATCAGCACGCAGCAGATCACGCTCCTCACCACGCCGCAGGACGCGGAGAAGCTCGCGCTCGCGCAGCATCAAGGAAAGATCCTCCTCGCGCTCCGGAACCCGGCCGACCGGGACACGCTGACGACCTACGCCGTCAAGATGGAGGACATCATCCGCGGACCGGAGAAGAAGGCGGAAGCCGCTCCGGTTCGCAGGGCTCCCCCGAAGGTCGAATCGCCGCAGGAGCCGGCGCTCCCGCCTCCTGGGAGAACGGTCATTCGAGGCGGAGAGGCGAAGGAAGAGGAGCCGGTGATGTTGCCGGACACGGCGAAGGCCAGGCGCGGAACGCCGAGCACGAGGCGTCGTTAGCTCTCATGGAGAGGAACCGATGAGAAATGCAATGATCCGGACCGCGTTCGTGGTTCTCCTGATCGCAGGCTGGGCCGGCCATCCCGGGGCGGACACGCCGAAGCCGGGCGGCATCATCGAGGTCCTCGAGCGGCACTCGCGGGTCCTCGAGTTCGACTTCGACGTCGAGACGGTCTCGATCACCGACCCGGAGATGGCGGACGTCCTTCTGGTCACGCCGCGCCAGCTTCTCCTGCACGGGAAGATCGTGGGGAGCACGTCTCTCATCGTGTGGGACAGAAGGCAGGCCCACTACGACTACACGCTCAAGATCGTGAGCGCCCGGACGAAGGAGCAGATCCAGCTTCGCGTGCGCGTCGTGGAGACGAACCGGGACGCGTTCAACGAGCTCGGGATCGATTGGCTCATCAAGGATCGGTCGGATCGCGTGGTCGAGGGGGACAAGACGATCGCCGGCTACGCGGGGAACGTCCAATCGCCGAGCGATCCTCTCCGCCTCGGCGTCGGGGTGAGCGGCCTCATCCAATACGTCGGCAAGGAGGAGGAGATCTCCGCGATCGTTCACGCGCTCGACGAGGACGGCGGTCTTCGGCTTCTCGCGAAGCCGGATCTCATCTGTCTGAACGGCGAGAGGGCGAGCTTCCTCGTCGGCGGGGAGATCCCGATCCCTGTGTCGCAGACGGTGACCGCCGGTTCGGCCTTCTTCACGATCGAGTGGAAGGAGTTCGGTGTCCGGCTTCGCTTCATGCCGACGGTCGTGGGGGAGAGCCTCGTTCGGCTCGAGGTGGAGCCGGAGGTGAGCAGCCTCGACTACGCGAACGCG contains:
- the sppA gene encoding signal peptide peptidase SppA is translated as MARKKTIVVVVVLVSFFFLLPALAGLAVFGLLSESKPKVESGSVLALDLRETIEETTERPLLESLQGKSPASLLETVRLLRAASEDPRIDAVFIRAGMLGGIGWAGAGELREAILEFRKSGKPVHVYIDYATDLAYMVAAAADRIAMPLTGALLVDGIYGDVLFFKNLFAKADISFEEVHVGDYKSAPEIFTRDSMSEPFREQIEAILDNRFDAMLEAIADGRSMSLEEARRAVDGGPYLVPEIALEAGLIDTICFRDDFDETLGLEKDDGSRLLAMEDYRDSGVLSEKEAKRALALVYVVGDIVPGEKRDGLAGPEVAASGVIADAIEEAAEDDEVEAIVVRVSSPGGSATASDDILAALEAAKTEKPVVVSMGDVAASGGYWVSSGANLVFADATTVTGSIGVFALRPVFHRFFDKIGIGREELQRGRNADIFASPRPWSEEHRNMMKAGIDHIYDLFLAKVAAGRGLPIEEVEKVASGRVWSGEDAARVKLIDRLGGVLDAIDAAKSLAGIPAEEEIKIRVFPKEQSILEKIREADFGIRASVGAEVRRFLARYEIDATDLLPYAEEHGIFWAYLPFRIRE
- a CDS encoding redoxin family protein, whose protein sequence is MLRTISFFVLFFFAAALPGPAEADDAERIAFYTACAEPDPGARIVKMAAYLENHPSAERSDQVRTMLFGVVASGAWREGVSRVDPSRVASIVSREGDAYVRAEDGADRILLLSEAYLRAGIRTAEARDLALRGGALAESMARPDEMPIASWGRMKKERLARSNYLAALALAAEGDHAAAARSFRKAESVFSGDPRFREEYARSLEASGEGKPGEWTPDERSAAAEAIAEPDRAARIREYEGYLRSFPSGARAVEIGIRLVEDYAKTSGRASDAAAAADRTAAARQDDPEVLSALALLLADAGVVPDRAAGYGERAVRILEEIVRNPATGAEDLPGLHANLLLARDAYGWALLKAGRNREALEQLKEAAKSEFPEVQRHYGAALLESGNSFDATDPLVNAAFGGADEAWAALDQIRAESSGLRAHVDDLVLRAEESLRRRKLADEKVRPAPDLSLVAADGSVANLSEWKGRVVVLVFWATWCEPCTDALARIESARKRYGGKDVRFLAVNTDRDIWLVRPFLDDQKIETTTVFTAGEKDWEEKARAFEIGALPAILVLDRRGNVRYAETESETSGRILEKVLSWRIDKLLAER
- a CDS encoding prepilin peptidase, producing the protein MSPKPLAIALSLGLVLAAAYFDIRARRIPNSLTYPSALLALGLGAAGGAHALLLAAGGLLVGFGLLLPAYLIKAMGAGDLKLLAALGGFLGPRAILDVFLHSLIAGGLIALMFLALRGELRKGIVSLARLVAGLAGRRFGFPARSDSEESRWVSIGKIPYGVAIAIGTVSALIPALT
- the cpaB gene encoding Flp pilus assembly protein CpaB, translated to MRKGGIVLIVVAFLLAGGAAYLVRDYLESSTTREVPAFDTAPVVVAAEDLSYGIKLEPRHLRVVDYPTGSLPSGAYGEADSLIGQVTKVFLVTNEPIIAAKLSSKGGGLSLRIPEKLRASSVKVDEVSGVSGFVLPGDRVDVLVTLSKAGMTSDPVTQIVLQDVEVIASGTKTDTEGNKAISTQQITLLTTPQDAEKLALAQHQGKILLALRNPADRDTLTTYAVKMEDIIRGPEKKAEAAPVRRAPPKVESPQEPALPPPGRTVIRGGEAKEEEPVMLPDTAKARRGTPSTRRR
- a CDS encoding pilus assembly protein N-terminal domain-containing protein; its protein translation is MRNAMIRTAFVVLLIAGWAGHPGADTPKPGGIIEVLERHSRVLEFDFDVETVSITDPEMADVLLVTPRQLLLHGKIVGSTSLIVWDRRQAHYDYTLKIVSARTKEQIQLRVRVVETNRDAFNELGIDWLIKDRSDRVVEGDKTIAGYAGNVQSPSDPLRLGVGVSGLIQYVGKEEEISAIVHALDEDGGLRLLAKPDLICLNGERASFLVGGEIPIPVSQTVTAGSAFFTIEWKEFGVRLRFMPTVVGESLVRLEVEPEVSSLDYANAITLAGFNIPAIRTRKASTTVELRNDETFVIGGLLTATETELVSKIPLLGSIPLLGAFFSSSTSSRTETELFILVSPKIVEPLAPTEIPELPWAGEE